A genomic window from Bradyrhizobium lupini includes:
- a CDS encoding TonB-dependent siderophore receptor produces the protein MGQVVAPKSLRSVAAFDEKFTSVSGKKVSAVAGLIAAASVSSGAEAQQSNLPPVTVDAPVARPRPVASKPTADQVRARNALRRAAQRQQAAQQTAPTTPSGEVDRNPYSDPAAPYKVDHVQASGKFPEPMLNTPKTITVLSKEVLEDKNATTLKEIGRSTAGVTLGSGEGGNAFGDRFFIRGFDARNDVFIDGIRDPAVSIRENFFTEQIEILRGPASSYAGRGTAGGAINIVTKQAGDVNFKRMDTEFGTDRTKRVTLDVNQVVDPTFSVRVGGLFQDANVAGRNYITDDRWGSFISTKYTPTNDIKITTNYVHTDLSGYPDFGVPFYRQGNVPVTSAGIPRGNWYGFLNRDFQTARQDFGTGTIEYKVNDAITLTSKVRGEHSLLNYIGTLPQNPNTTSPNPLLWTTTASAQSRFQNVDVWANQNEATFKLVTGGVKHTAVFGVEYANENISIDRYTGLSSELFGGGSTSNGAVTGVNLYSPQYTYIPFSNTPSLVGNPTRYGVNTSSVYVMDTANWQDTIIVNGGVRYDGYNMSASVNAPPALKMNADLVNYNVGAVYKPISIGSLYAAYATSANPFGSELDATATDYGGVPPNTTVLLGPERNKAIELGTKWELADRHLLVTGALFQTTKDNARETVNSVLTSGAAYRIQGIDIEAEGKLTDRWSIFGGLVLMQSKVTQSGVASNLGLQLANIAHQSFSMLTKYKFDGGWELGGQAVYRSKVYGGTFAANTNELPSYWRFDAFLEKKIDQNWTMKFYAQNLTNKLYYDSFYRSAVPFVAVAPGRAFYLVTTAKF, from the coding sequence ATGGGGCAGGTGGTCGCACCGAAGTCGTTGCGTTCGGTCGCAGCATTCGATGAAAAGTTCACGAGCGTTTCCGGCAAGAAGGTCTCCGCTGTCGCCGGCCTGATCGCAGCAGCATCGGTGTCGAGCGGCGCGGAGGCTCAGCAGTCGAACCTGCCGCCGGTGACGGTCGATGCGCCGGTCGCGCGTCCGCGCCCGGTGGCTTCGAAGCCGACGGCGGATCAGGTCCGCGCGCGCAATGCGCTTCGCCGCGCCGCGCAGCGGCAGCAGGCGGCGCAGCAGACCGCTCCCACCACGCCGTCCGGCGAGGTTGACCGCAATCCGTATTCGGATCCGGCGGCGCCATACAAGGTCGACCACGTCCAGGCCTCCGGCAAGTTTCCCGAGCCGATGCTGAACACGCCGAAGACCATCACCGTGCTCAGCAAGGAAGTTCTCGAGGACAAGAACGCCACGACGCTGAAGGAGATCGGGCGCTCCACCGCTGGCGTGACGCTGGGGTCGGGCGAGGGCGGCAACGCGTTTGGCGACCGCTTCTTCATCCGCGGCTTCGATGCGCGCAACGACGTCTTCATCGACGGTATCCGCGATCCCGCGGTCTCAATCCGCGAAAACTTCTTCACCGAGCAGATCGAGATCCTGCGGGGCCCCGCCTCGTCCTACGCCGGCCGCGGCACCGCTGGCGGTGCCATCAACATCGTCACCAAGCAGGCGGGCGACGTTAATTTCAAGCGGATGGATACCGAGTTCGGCACCGACAGAACCAAGCGCGTCACGCTCGACGTCAACCAGGTCGTCGATCCGACCTTCTCCGTGCGCGTGGGCGGCCTGTTCCAGGACGCCAACGTCGCCGGCCGCAACTATATCACCGACGATCGCTGGGGTTCTTTCATCTCGACCAAGTACACCCCGACCAACGACATCAAGATCACGACGAACTATGTCCACACCGATCTTAGCGGCTACCCGGATTTCGGCGTGCCCTTCTACAGGCAGGGCAATGTCCCTGTGACGTCGGCGGGCATTCCGCGCGGAAACTGGTACGGCTTCCTCAATCGCGACTTCCAGACCGCACGGCAGGATTTCGGCACCGGAACGATCGAGTACAAGGTCAACGATGCCATTACGCTGACCAGCAAGGTTCGCGGCGAGCACTCGCTGCTGAACTACATCGGCACCTTGCCGCAGAACCCGAACACGACCAGCCCCAATCCGCTGCTCTGGACCACCACGGCCAGCGCGCAGAGCCGCTTCCAGAACGTCGACGTGTGGGCCAACCAGAACGAGGCCACTTTCAAGCTCGTCACCGGAGGGGTCAAGCACACCGCGGTGTTCGGCGTGGAATACGCCAACGAGAACATCTCGATCGACCGTTACACCGGCCTCTCGTCGGAACTATTCGGCGGCGGCTCGACCAGCAACGGAGCGGTCACGGGGGTCAACCTCTACTCGCCGCAGTACACCTACATTCCCTTCAGCAACACGCCATCGCTGGTTGGAAATCCCACGCGCTATGGTGTCAACACCAGCAGCGTCTACGTCATGGACACTGCGAACTGGCAGGACACCATCATTGTGAATGGCGGCGTGCGCTACGACGGCTATAATATGAGTGCGTCAGTCAACGCGCCCCCCGCCCTAAAAATGAACGCCGATCTTGTCAATTACAATGTCGGCGCGGTCTACAAGCCGATCTCGATCGGCAGCCTTTATGCAGCCTATGCGACCTCGGCCAATCCGTTCGGGTCGGAGCTTGATGCGACCGCGACCGATTACGGTGGTGTTCCGCCCAACACGACCGTTTTGCTCGGACCCGAGCGCAACAAGGCAATCGAGCTCGGCACCAAATGGGAGCTTGCCGACCGTCACCTGCTGGTGACCGGTGCGCTGTTCCAGACGACCAAGGACAATGCGCGCGAGACCGTCAACAGCGTGCTGACTTCGGGCGCCGCCTACAGGATCCAGGGCATCGACATCGAGGCCGAGGGCAAGCTCACCGACCGCTGGAGCATTTTTGGCGGCCTGGTGCTGATGCAGTCGAAGGTCACGCAGAGCGGCGTTGCCTCGAATCTCGGTCTGCAACTCGCCAACATAGCCCACCAATCGTTCAGCATGTTGACCAAGTACAAGTTCGACGGCGGCTGGGAACTCGGCGGGCAGGCGGTGTACCGCTCGAAGGTCTATGGCGGCACGTTCGCGGCCAACACCAACGAGTTGCCGAGCTATTGGCGGTTCGACGCGTTCCTCGAGAAGAAGATCGACCAGAACTGGACCATGAAGTTCTACGCCCAGAACCTGACGAACAAGCTCTACTACGACTCGTTCTATCGCAGTGCCGTGCCTTTCGTGGCGGTCGCGCCGGGACGGGCGTTCTACCTCGTGACGACGGCGAAGTTCTGA
- a CDS encoding efflux RND transporter periplasmic adaptor subunit: MKKSRPILWILIIAAVASAGYYGWQKFGSPDAGKTQTAQKGPQRPSAVPVSVSPVQKVDFPVYLTGLGTVAGFNTVQVRTRVDGQIDKIAFTEGQIVKEGQLLASIDPRPYQATLDQAKAKKAQDEANLANANLELQRAMKLGEFATAQRVDTQRSTVAQLTAQIAADDAAISNAQTQLDYTQVKAPITGVAGLRQVDIGNIVNASTQTGIVTISQVEPISVIFTAPEDQLPYISEGQKAGALRVIAFTTDGKKTLAEGKLAVINNQVDTSSGTIRLKAVFENKDHALWPGQSVSTRLLVRTLKDATVVPDDAVQHSTNGLYAYSVNQDNKAEVHKIKVSYSIDGRSVVDEGLTPGQQVITGGQFKVQPGSLVSTAVASTDPAQNKVRQE; the protein is encoded by the coding sequence ATGAAAAAGTCCCGGCCGATCCTCTGGATTCTGATCATCGCGGCCGTGGCCTCCGCAGGTTACTATGGTTGGCAGAAATTCGGCTCGCCCGACGCCGGAAAAACCCAGACCGCACAAAAGGGGCCGCAGCGCCCGTCCGCCGTCCCTGTGAGCGTTTCGCCGGTTCAAAAGGTGGACTTTCCGGTTTACCTGACCGGTCTGGGCACGGTTGCGGGCTTCAACACCGTCCAAGTCCGGACCAGGGTGGATGGCCAGATCGACAAGATCGCCTTCACCGAAGGCCAGATCGTCAAGGAGGGCCAGCTTCTCGCCTCGATCGATCCCCGTCCCTATCAAGCCACGCTCGACCAGGCCAAGGCCAAGAAGGCCCAGGACGAGGCAAATCTGGCCAACGCCAATCTCGAGCTCCAGCGCGCCATGAAGCTCGGCGAATTCGCCACCGCCCAGCGGGTCGACACCCAGCGTTCCACGGTCGCCCAGCTCACGGCGCAGATCGCCGCCGACGATGCCGCGATCTCCAACGCGCAGACCCAGCTCGACTACACCCAGGTCAAGGCGCCGATCACCGGCGTCGCGGGCCTGCGCCAGGTCGACATCGGTAACATCGTCAACGCCTCGACGCAGACCGGTATCGTCACGATCTCGCAGGTCGAGCCGATCTCGGTGATCTTCACCGCGCCGGAGGATCAGCTGCCCTATATCAGCGAGGGCCAGAAGGCCGGCGCGCTCAGGGTGATCGCCTTCACCACCGACGGCAAGAAGACGCTGGCCGAGGGCAAGCTTGCCGTCATCAACAACCAGGTCGACACCAGCAGCGGCACGATCCGGCTCAAGGCGGTGTTCGAGAACAAGGACCACGCGCTTTGGCCCGGTCAATCGGTGTCGACACGCCTGCTGGTGCGCACCCTCAAGGATGCGACCGTTGTCCCGGATGACGCGGTCCAGCACTCCACCAACGGCCTCTACGCCTATTCTGTCAATCAGGACAACAAGGCCGAGGTGCACAAGATCAAGGTCAGCTACAGCATCGACGGACGTTCGGTCGTCGACGAAGGGCTGACGCCCGGGCAGCAAGTGATCACCGGCGGCCAATTCAAGGTCCAGCCCGGAAGCCTCGTCTCCACGGCCGTGGCGAGTACGGATCCGGCCCAGAACAAGGTCCGACAGGAATGA
- a CDS encoding invasion associated locus B family protein has product MPIQSRLVALAAAVLLSAGAAHAQQGAKKNAAPSAPAAQPAPAPTQPQADGAAAQQPGWVVRCTSVSRDAPLECAMEQNAVLTKTGQTIVLINIRIAPDTRTPVALLQLPLGLNLPIGAKLQVDEGKTVDLQIQTCENRGCYASTPIAPDLLATLRSGKQLKVSFQNMAKETIAIPMPLGDFAAAYDKIK; this is encoded by the coding sequence ATGCCCATCCAATCCAGACTTGTCGCGCTTGCCGCCGCTGTCCTGTTGTCGGCGGGTGCCGCGCATGCCCAGCAAGGCGCCAAGAAGAATGCAGCTCCGTCTGCCCCGGCGGCACAGCCCGCACCGGCTCCGACGCAGCCGCAGGCTGACGGCGCTGCGGCGCAGCAGCCCGGCTGGGTCGTGCGCTGCACCAGCGTCAGCCGCGACGCACCGCTCGAATGCGCGATGGAGCAGAACGCGGTGCTGACCAAGACCGGCCAGACCATCGTTCTGATCAACATCCGCATCGCGCCCGACACCCGCACACCGGTGGCGCTGCTGCAATTGCCGCTTGGCCTCAACCTTCCCATCGGCGCCAAGCTCCAGGTTGACGAGGGCAAGACGGTCGATCTCCAGATCCAGACCTGCGAGAACCGCGGCTGCTACGCCTCCACGCCGATCGCGCCGGACCTGCTTGCGACCTTGCGGTCGGGCAAGCAGCTCAAGGTCTCCTTCCAGAACATGGCCAAGGAAACGATCGCGATCCCGATGCCGCTCGGCGATTTCGCGGCGGCCTACGACAAGATCAAGTAG
- a CDS encoding ABC transporter ATP-binding protein, translating into MSGPLLRIEHLEVRYGDLIGVSDVSLEVPEGSVVALLGSNGGGKTTTLNAIAGLIPVHSGSIRFRGEDIAGERAFAIVRKGLALSPEGWRLFVQQSVENNLMLGATPLRDKSRQATLLERVYEIFPRLKERRNQRAGTMSGGERQMLAVGRALMSDPKLLMLDEPSLGLAPAVVESMYETFGRLHREGLTILLAEQSIELALEVSDFATVLQVGKSVLSGTAAALAEDPQVQKAYLGVD; encoded by the coding sequence ATGAGCGGGCCGTTGCTGCGGATCGAGCACCTCGAGGTGCGCTACGGCGATCTCATCGGCGTGTCCGACGTCTCGCTGGAGGTTCCTGAAGGCAGCGTCGTGGCGCTACTCGGCTCCAATGGCGGCGGCAAGACCACGACGCTGAACGCGATCGCCGGCCTCATTCCCGTGCATTCCGGATCGATCCGCTTTCGCGGCGAGGATATCGCCGGCGAGAGAGCCTTTGCGATCGTGCGCAAGGGGCTGGCGCTGTCGCCAGAAGGCTGGCGGCTGTTCGTGCAGCAGAGCGTCGAGAACAATTTGATGCTTGGCGCAACGCCGCTGCGCGACAAGTCGCGCCAGGCCACGCTGCTCGAACGTGTCTACGAGATCTTTCCGCGCCTGAAGGAGCGCCGCAACCAGCGTGCGGGCACCATGTCCGGTGGCGAACGGCAGATGCTCGCGGTCGGGCGCGCGCTGATGAGCGACCCGAAGCTGTTGATGCTGGATGAACCTTCGCTCGGTCTCGCGCCGGCGGTGGTCGAGTCCATGTACGAGACCTTCGGCCGCCTGCATCGCGAGGGCCTGACCATTCTGCTCGCCGAGCAGTCGATCGAGCTCGCACTGGAGGTCTCGGATTTCGCCACGGTGCTCCAGGTCGGCAAGAGCGTGCTGTCGGGCACGGCGGCGGCGCTCGCGGAGGATCCGCAGGTGCAGAAGGCTTATCTGGGCGTGGACTGA
- a CDS encoding ABC transporter ATP-binding protein gives MLLEAREITKAFGSFKAVDDASVTLEQGDILGLIGPNGAGKSTFFNCLTGDLKTTSGCVLFEGRDITDFAPELRAGLGLARTFQVPQTFEGMTVLENVMIGAFLRTSHRKDAETRARAVLERVGMIRLADAPARSLGTPGRKRLEIARALATEPKVLLLDEAMAGLNAHEVRLAIDLVRDIHRSGITLVIVEHIMEVIMSLASRVMVFHQGKEIARGSPREVTSNPAVIEAYLGKRAAKAAAGHTPVELMGGPDL, from the coding sequence ATGCTCCTTGAGGCACGCGAAATTACGAAGGCGTTCGGAAGCTTCAAGGCGGTGGACGATGCCTCCGTGACCTTGGAGCAAGGCGACATCCTCGGCCTGATCGGCCCGAATGGCGCGGGCAAGTCCACCTTCTTCAATTGCCTGACTGGCGATCTCAAGACCACTTCGGGCTGCGTCCTGTTCGAGGGCCGTGACATCACCGACTTCGCGCCGGAGCTGCGCGCCGGGCTTGGGCTCGCTCGTACCTTCCAGGTGCCGCAGACATTTGAGGGCATGACGGTGCTGGAGAACGTCATGATCGGCGCATTCCTGCGCACCTCGCATCGCAAGGACGCCGAGACCAGGGCGCGCGCGGTGCTCGAGCGCGTCGGCATGATCAGGCTTGCGGATGCGCCGGCGCGCTCGCTCGGCACCCCCGGTCGCAAGCGGCTGGAGATCGCGCGGGCGCTGGCAACCGAACCGAAGGTGCTTCTGCTCGACGAAGCCATGGCCGGCCTCAACGCCCATGAGGTGAGGCTCGCCATCGACCTCGTGCGCGACATCCATCGTTCCGGCATCACCCTCGTGATCGTCGAGCACATCATGGAAGTGATCATGTCACTCGCCAGCCGCGTGATGGTGTTCCACCAGGGCAAGGAGATCGCCCGCGGATCGCCGCGCGAGGTCACATCCAACCCGGCGGTGATCGAGGCCTATCTCGGCAAGCGTGCAGCCAAGGCAGCGGCCGGCCACACGCCGGTCGAACTGATGGGCGGGCCGGACCTATGA
- a CDS encoding branched-chain amino acid ABC transporter permease, with product MRRLIWLSVVAAFAICYPLLLSSPFQQRLGALVLLYAIAASAWNIVGGYAGQVSVGHVVFFGCGAYAAMGSYAKFGLSPLFGIPGGIVLAVGLAAIIGVPTLRLSGHYFSMATIAVAETMRLIVTNTDWLGAAVGLSGPTVPRNIFDLSFLSSLPYYYLFLAILVITLLITWWMTNSRMGFYLRAIKDSERAARSLGAPASRTKLYAYMLSAALTSVAGALYAMMFGFVDPESGFGILISVKILIMAALGGAGLLFGPWSVPRSWCRWRRSRTAGSAARAPGSPSCSMARSSW from the coding sequence ATGCGGCGCTTGATCTGGCTCTCGGTCGTCGCAGCGTTCGCGATCTGCTATCCGCTGCTGCTGTCCTCGCCGTTCCAGCAGCGTCTGGGCGCGCTGGTGCTGCTTTATGCGATTGCAGCGTCCGCGTGGAATATCGTCGGCGGCTATGCCGGCCAGGTCTCGGTCGGCCACGTCGTCTTTTTCGGCTGCGGTGCTTATGCCGCGATGGGATCCTACGCAAAGTTCGGCCTGTCGCCCCTGTTCGGCATCCCCGGCGGGATCGTGCTCGCCGTGGGCTTGGCCGCGATCATCGGCGTGCCGACGCTGCGTCTGTCGGGCCATTATTTCAGTATGGCGACCATCGCGGTCGCCGAGACGATGCGGCTGATCGTGACCAACACCGACTGGCTCGGTGCGGCCGTCGGGCTCTCAGGGCCGACCGTGCCGCGCAACATCTTCGATCTCTCGTTCCTGTCGTCGCTGCCGTATTACTATCTCTTCCTCGCAATCCTCGTGATCACGCTGTTGATCACCTGGTGGATGACCAACAGCCGCATGGGATTTTACCTGCGCGCGATCAAGGACTCCGAGCGCGCGGCGCGCTCGCTCGGCGCACCCGCCAGTCGCACCAAGCTCTACGCCTACATGCTGAGTGCGGCGCTGACGAGCGTCGCCGGCGCGCTCTATGCCATGATGTTCGGCTTCGTCGACCCCGAGTCCGGGTTCGGGATCCTGATTTCGGTGAAAATCCTGATCATGGCGGCGCTGGGCGGGGCAGGGCTGTTGTTCGGGCCCTGGTCGGTGCCGCGATCCTGGTGCCGCTGGAGGAGATCTCGAACAGCTGGCTCGGCGGCAAGGGCGCCGGGCTCACCTTCGTGCTCTATGGCGCGATCATCGTGGTGA
- a CDS encoding branched-chain amino acid ABC transporter permease: MSFVLVQVIVGGLLLGAVYALFSSGLTLVWGMMNIVNFAHGDFVMLGMYVAYVVYTLLGGGPILGAPLATLVLATVGVVVYFALIRDIMKGPMLAQILGTFGLALLLRYSVFWWFGANFLSMPPDIVGGTYAFAGLRIEASRLLAGVVALLVTLGLHLLLTRTSLGSKMLAVAEDQTAAQLMGIRPDTMQAIAWAIAAGATGLAGALIANFFYIVPTVGETLGIVAFVTVSLGGFGSVPGALVAGLLIGMIESLSGYLIGAIYKDIVVYVLFLLFLWFRPQGLMGKT; encoded by the coding sequence ATGTCCTTTGTACTCGTGCAGGTGATCGTCGGCGGACTTCTGCTTGGCGCTGTCTATGCCCTGTTTTCCTCAGGCCTCACGCTGGTGTGGGGCATGATGAACATCGTCAATTTCGCGCATGGCGATTTCGTCATGCTCGGCATGTACGTCGCCTATGTCGTCTACACGCTGTTGGGAGGAGGGCCGATCCTCGGCGCGCCGCTGGCAACCCTGGTGCTCGCGACCGTCGGCGTCGTCGTCTATTTCGCCCTGATCCGCGATATCATGAAGGGACCGATGCTGGCGCAGATCCTCGGCACTTTCGGGCTTGCGCTATTGCTGCGTTATTCCGTGTTCTGGTGGTTCGGGGCCAACTTCCTGTCGATGCCTCCGGACATCGTGGGCGGCACTTATGCGTTCGCGGGCCTGCGCATCGAGGCCTCGCGGCTGCTTGCCGGCGTGGTCGCGCTGCTGGTCACGCTCGGGCTGCATCTGCTGCTCACGCGGACCTCGCTCGGCTCGAAAATGCTGGCGGTGGCGGAGGATCAAACAGCGGCCCAGCTCATGGGCATCCGTCCCGATACCATGCAGGCGATCGCCTGGGCGATTGCGGCCGGTGCCACCGGGCTTGCCGGCGCGCTGATTGCGAACTTCTTCTACATCGTGCCGACCGTCGGCGAGACGCTTGGCATCGTCGCCTTCGTCACGGTGTCGCTCGGCGGTTTTGGCAGTGTGCCGGGCGCCCTTGTCGCAGGCCTGCTGATCGGCATGATCGAATCGCTGTCGGGCTATCTGATCGGCGCGATCTACAAGGACATCGTCGTCTATGTCCTGTTCCTGCTCTTCCTCTGGTTCCGGCCGCAAGGCCTGATGGGCAAGACCTGA
- a CDS encoding ABC transporter substrate-binding protein — MRLKHVTGLLCAAAMSLALASAAQAQDKVVKIGAILPMSGGTASIGAHAKAALEVAMDIINNAHPELGTLPLAKNAGLAGLGGAKIEIVFADNQGNPATGQNQALRLITEDKVAAVFGSYQSGVTLTSSAIAEKYGIPFLNSESVAANLTERGFKWFFRTTPIATDFAKAYVDFLADIKAQGAKTDAIALVHDNTEYGTSVANTISAAFKEKGQAIAVDVAYPVNATDVQGQVLQLKEKKPDVIIMISYTSDAILFAKTMQSLDYKPAVLLADDAGYSDPSFIKAVGKISQGVFNRSSWSVGPAGSPSAIIADMYKKKSGEEMDDTVGRQMQGFFVLADAIDRAGSTDPAKIQAALKTTDLKPEQLMMGYKGVKFDDKGQNILASGLIIQLQDGENYTAVWPKANAAKAPVLPYKGW; from the coding sequence ATGAGATTGAAGCACGTCACCGGGCTGCTTTGCGCGGCCGCGATGTCCCTTGCGCTCGCTTCAGCCGCGCAGGCCCAGGACAAGGTCGTCAAGATCGGCGCGATCCTGCCGATGTCCGGCGGCACCGCCTCGATCGGGGCGCACGCCAAGGCGGCGCTCGAGGTCGCAATGGACATCATCAACAACGCTCATCCCGAGCTCGGCACTCTGCCGCTGGCCAAGAACGCAGGCCTTGCGGGCCTCGGCGGCGCCAAGATCGAGATCGTGTTCGCCGACAACCAGGGCAACCCGGCGACAGGCCAGAACCAGGCGCTGCGCCTGATCACGGAAGACAAGGTAGCCGCCGTGTTCGGCTCGTATCAGTCCGGCGTCACGCTGACCTCGAGCGCCATCGCCGAAAAATACGGCATTCCCTTTCTAAACTCCGAGTCGGTCGCCGCCAATCTCACCGAGCGCGGCTTCAAATGGTTCTTCCGCACCACGCCGATCGCCACCGACTTCGCCAAGGCCTATGTCGATTTCCTCGCCGACATCAAGGCGCAGGGCGCCAAGACCGATGCAATCGCGCTGGTTCACGACAACACCGAATACGGCACCTCGGTCGCCAACACGATCAGCGCCGCCTTCAAGGAGAAGGGCCAAGCCATCGCAGTTGACGTCGCCTATCCCGTAAATGCGACCGATGTTCAGGGCCAAGTGCTCCAGCTCAAGGAGAAGAAGCCCGACGTGATCATCATGATCAGCTACACGTCGGATGCAATCCTGTTCGCCAAGACCATGCAGTCGCTCGACTACAAGCCGGCGGTGCTTTTGGCCGATGACGCCGGCTATTCCGATCCCTCCTTCATCAAGGCGGTCGGCAAGATATCGCAAGGCGTCTTCAACCGTTCGTCATGGTCGGTGGGGCCGGCCGGCTCACCATCGGCCATCATCGCCGACATGTACAAGAAGAAGAGCGGCGAGGAGATGGACGACACCGTCGGCCGTCAGATGCAGGGCTTCTTCGTGCTGGCCGACGCGATCGACCGCGCCGGCTCGACCGACCCGGCAAAGATCCAGGCCGCGTTGAAGACGACCGATCTGAAGCCCGAGCAATTGATGATGGGTTACAAGGGCGTGAAGTTTGACGACAAGGGCCAGAATATCCTCGCCTCCGGGCTCATCATCCAGCTCCAGGATGGCGAGAACTACACCGCGGTATGGCCGAAGGCCAACGCCGCGAAGGCGCCGGTGCTGCCCTACAAGGGCTGGTGA
- a CDS encoding DUF1428 domain-containing protein, with translation MPYVDGFVLAVPKDNIEAYKALAKTACAIWMEHGALDYVECIGDDVPYGELTSFPRAVMAKEDEIVVFAWIVYRDRETRDTVNKKVMADPRLKLDGMPFDGKRMIYGGFTTLLRASDVMG, from the coding sequence ATGCCCTATGTCGATGGTTTCGTGCTGGCCGTGCCGAAGGACAACATCGAGGCTTACAAGGCGCTGGCGAAAACGGCCTGCGCGATCTGGATGGAGCACGGTGCGCTCGATTATGTCGAATGCATCGGCGACGACGTGCCCTACGGCGAGCTGACTTCGTTTCCGCGCGCGGTGATGGCGAAGGAAGACGAGATCGTGGTGTTCGCCTGGATCGTCTATCGCGACCGGGAGACTCGCGACACCGTCAACAAGAAGGTGATGGCGGACCCGCGGCTGAAGTTGGATGGTATGCCGTTCGACGGCAAGCGCATGATCTACGGCGGCTTCACGACGCTGCTGCGGGCGAGCGACGTGATGGGGTAA
- a CDS encoding amidase → MPPGLTATDWDYGSISTLLSALHARKLSASELIEHTIARIEALDGQINAVIVRDFDRARDAARAADTALGRGERQPLLGIPVTLKEPFNVAGLPTTWGFPHFKDFQPAEDALVVSRLKAAGAVIIGKTNIPIGLRDFQSYNDIYGTTNNPWDLGRSPGGSSGGSGAALAAGFGPLSIGSDIGGSIRVPAHFCGVFGHKPSLGLVPLRGYNLPPAPPVAGQGDLAVVGPMTRTASDLALALDVIAGPDETRDGIGYRLALPASRHDQFRGFRILVIDTHPLMPTGDAVRSAIGRLSERLERSGARVARSSASLPDLAESARLYMKLLNAARSPRLTPAALAEAQGVAAELSPDDRSLQAERARGWAMVHREWLATDAARLRLQQRWQELFREFDAVIYPAAAVPAFPQDQSEPFDARQLDIDGQLYPYADACFIWADPASTCGLPATAVPIERTPSGLPIGVQIIGPYLEDRTPIALAGLIERAFGGFVPPPSLPATQSMR, encoded by the coding sequence ATGCCGCCCGGATTGACCGCCACTGACTGGGACTACGGCTCGATCAGCACATTGCTGAGCGCCCTGCACGCGCGCAAGCTTTCTGCGTCCGAGTTGATCGAGCATACGATCGCGCGCATCGAGGCGCTGGACGGGCAGATCAATGCCGTCATCGTTCGCGATTTCGATCGCGCACGAGACGCCGCGCGCGCCGCCGATACCGCACTTGGTCGCGGCGAGCGGCAGCCATTGCTCGGCATCCCCGTGACGTTGAAAGAACCGTTCAACGTCGCTGGCCTGCCGACGACGTGGGGCTTTCCGCATTTCAAAGATTTCCAACCCGCGGAGGACGCCCTTGTCGTCTCGCGGTTGAAGGCGGCGGGTGCTGTCATCATCGGCAAGACCAATATCCCGATCGGCCTCAGAGATTTCCAGAGCTACAATGACATCTACGGTACGACGAACAATCCGTGGGATCTCGGCCGATCGCCCGGCGGCTCTTCAGGCGGATCAGGAGCGGCGCTGGCTGCGGGATTCGGACCGCTGTCGATCGGCTCGGATATTGGCGGCTCGATCCGGGTGCCCGCGCATTTCTGCGGTGTGTTCGGACACAAGCCGAGCCTCGGCCTGGTCCCGCTGCGCGGATACAACCTTCCGCCGGCACCGCCCGTTGCCGGCCAGGGTGATCTCGCCGTCGTCGGGCCGATGACGCGCACCGCCTCGGACCTCGCGCTCGCCCTCGACGTGATCGCCGGCCCCGACGAGACGCGCGACGGGATCGGCTATCGTCTTGCGTTGCCGGCCTCACGACACGACCAGTTCAGGGGTTTCAGGATTCTCGTGATCGATACGCATCCGTTGATGCCGACAGGCGATGCCGTGCGTTCCGCCATCGGGCGGTTGTCGGAACGGCTCGAACGATCAGGCGCACGCGTCGCGCGCTCGAGTGCGTCTCTGCCCGATCTCGCCGAATCCGCCCGCCTTTACATGAAGCTGTTGAACGCAGCGCGAAGTCCACGCCTGACACCGGCCGCCCTCGCAGAGGCGCAAGGAGTTGCCGCAGAACTCTCGCCCGACGACCGCAGCCTGCAGGCCGAGCGCGCGCGCGGCTGGGCGATGGTCCATCGCGAATGGCTGGCGACCGACGCGGCGCGCCTGCGGCTGCAACAACGATGGCAGGAGCTGTTCCGCGAGTTCGACGCAGTAATCTACCCGGCCGCCGCCGTACCGGCGTTTCCACAGGACCAGTCCGAGCCGTTCGACGCGCGGCAACTCGATATCGATGGACAGCTCTATCCCTATGCCGATGCGTGCTTCATCTGGGCAGACCCCGCTTCGACCTGCGGACTGCCTGCAACGGCCGTTCCGATCGAGCGCACGCCATCGGGGCTGCCGATCGGCGTCCAGATCATCGGGCCTTATCTCGAGGACCGCACACCGATTGCGCTCGCCGGACTGATCGAACGCGCGTTCGGCGGCTTCGTCCCGCCGCCGTCGCTGCCTGCCACGCAATCGATGAGATGA